CCAGGCTGCCGGCGTCATCCATTCGGACTTCGAACGCGGCTTCATCCGTGCGGAAGTCATCGCCTACGAAGACTACGTCACCCACGGCACCGAGGCCAAATGCCGCGCCGCCGGCGTGCTGCGTGTGGAAGGCAAGGAATACGTGGTGCAGGATGGCGACGTGATGCACTTCCTGTTCAATGTATAGCCAAAGCGCGAACACACCGCCAGCATTCGACATCCCAGATTCGCAGCAACGGATTTTCCTGGCGGCATGCTATCCATTTTGACATTGACCCCATAATAGCATATAGACGGTGTCGGGTGATGCAACCGTGGTGGAGGACATATGTTCGACACGGGCATTCTCGACACCGTCATCGGCTTGTTTTTCCTGTATGCCCTGCTGGCGCTGGTCAACAGTGCGCTGGTGGAACTGGTCATCGGGTATGCCAATCTGCGGGGGGAAAATCTCTTCCGCACGCTCAAGAGCCTGCTGCCCTGCGACAAGGGCTGCATGGTCAGTGCAGAGACCCTGTACGCCCACGGCGCCATTGCCGCCATGTCCCCCGAGGGAATGGCCCCCGGCCGGCCTTCCTACCTGCCCCCGGCGCTGCTGGTGGACGTCCTCTCCCAGACGCTGTTCAACTCCCAGGCCGTGCAACAGGCCAGCGACACCGCCCAAAGCGAGCTGGACGCCCTCAAGGCGGCCGTGCTGGCAGATCCTGCCCCGGCTCCGGCCAAGGAGCTGATTCTTCTGGCCATTGAGCGCGCCCAGCGCGCCACGGGCACCGCGGCGGAGCAACTGGCCGCCTTCCGCGCCGCCCTGGAAGAGCTCTTCAATGATTCCGTGGAACGCGCCCAGGGCTGGTTCAAGCGCCGGGTGCAGCTGATTTCGCTGGGGCTGTCCCTGGTGCTGTGCGTCGCCGTGAATGCAGACACCATCCAGATCGCCCGCACCCTGAACAGTGATCCGGAGCTGCGCAAATCGGTGGTCGAGATGGCCGTCAAGACCCTGCAGGAACGGGCCGAGGCCGAAAACGCCACCGCAGCCACCAACAACACCGCCGTCGAGACCCACAACACCACGGCGCTCCTCGCGGGGACCTGCCCTGAATCCACCGCCTTGTACAAGCAATATCAAGCCAATGGCACCACGCCTCCCAATGAATTGACCGCCAATGTCCTGTCCTGTCTGGATGCCTCCCTGCAACAACATGCCGACACATTGTTGAGCACGTTCCCCCTGGGCTGGCATGATGCCCCCAGGCCGGCCACACCTTCCAGCCGTCTGGCCAAGGTCCTGGGGCTGCTCATCAGCACCCTGGCCGTCTCCCTGGGCGCGGCGTTCTGGTTCAAGCTGCTGGAACAGGTGATCCGCCTTTCCGGCCGGCGCATCCCCCTGACCTCCGAGGCGCCAGCCGGCAGCGAGAACAAACCCGTGTGACAATCTCACGCCTATCCGCTTGAAGTCCTTGTCCTGGGGCCGCATGTTGGGGTATGCAGCATCACGGTTCGTTGAATCTGCGCCGGCACTGATGCCGCCGCCCATGTGAGCCCCAGGAGCCGCCCATGTCTGTTCATCCCCTGGCCGGACAGCCCGCCCCGCGCGAGATGCTTGTCAATATTCCCCGTCTCGTCACCGCGTACTTCGCCCACACCCCCAACGTGCTGGATCCCAGCCAGGCCGTGAGCTTTGGCACGTCCGGCCATCGCGGCTCGTCCCTCAAGGCCAGCTTCAACGAGGCCCACATCCTGGCCGTCACCCAGGCCGTGTGCGACTACCGCACCGCCCAGGGCCACGCCGGCCCGCTCTTTTTGGGCATGGATACCCACGCCCTTTCGGAGCCGGCCTTTGTGACTGCGCTGGAAGTGCTGGCCGCCAACGACGTGCCCGTGCGCTACCAGGCCGGCCTCACGGCCACGCCCACGCCGGTCATCTCCCACGCCGTCCTGCTCTGGAACCGGGACCACCCGGACCACAAGGCCGACGGCATCGTCATCACCCCGTCCCACAACCCGCCCGAAGACGGCGGCTTCAAATACAATCCGCCCCACGGCGGACCCGCCGGCTCCGAGGAGACGGCCGCCATCCAGAAAATGGCCAACGCCTACCTGGAAGCGGACAACAAGGGCGTGCGGCGCTTCAGCTATGCCAAGGCCAAAGGCGCGCCCAGCTCCGCGGCCTATGACTTCATCACCCCCTACGTGGCCGACCTGGCCTCCGTGGTGGATCTGGACTGCGTGCGCGATCTGAAGATCAAGCTCGGTGCAGACCCCCTGGGCGGCTCTGCCCTCACCTTCTGGGAACCCATCGCCGAGCGCTACGGCCTGGACCTGGAGCTGGTCAACAACACCCTGGACCCCTCCTTCGCCTTCATGCCCGTGGACCGCGACGGCGTCATCCGCATGGACTGCTCCAGCCCCTACGCCATGGCCGGCCTGCTGGCCCACAAGGATGCCTACGCCGTGGCCTTTGGCAACGATCCCGACGCCGACCGCCACGGCATCGTCACCCCCGGCGGCCTGATGAACCCCAACGACTACCTGGCCGTCTGCGTCTGGTACCTCTTCCAGTACCGCCCCCGCTGGCCCAAGACCGCCAAAGTGGGCAAGACCATCGTCACCTCCATGCTCCTGGACCGCGTGGCCGCCAAACTGGGCCGCGACGTGGCCGAGGTGCCCGTGGGCTTCAAGTGGTTCGTGGACGGCCTGCTCTCCGGCCGCTACGGGTTCGCCTGCGAGGAAAGCGCCGGCGCGTCCCTGCTCAAGAAGGACGGCAGCGTCTGGACCACGGACAAGGACGGCATCGTCATGAACCTGCTGGCCGCGGAGATGACCGCCATCACCGGCAAGAATCCCCAGCAGCTCTATGACGACCTGACCCGCGAATTCGGCCGCCCGGTCTACACCCGCGTCTCCGCCCCGGCCAACCTGGAACAGAAGCAGGCCTTCAAGAAACTCACGCCGGAGATGATTACCACCGAGACCCTGGCCGGCGAACGCATCGAAAGCGTCATCACCCACGCCCCGGAAAACGGCGCGTCCATCGGCGGGCTCAAGGTCAGCGCGCCCTCGGGCTGGTTCGCCGCCCGGCCCAGCGGCACCGAGGACATCTACAAGATTTACGTCGAAAGCATGGTCGGCGAATCCCACGCTCGGCTCCTGGCCCACGAGGCGCAAGCCCTGGTGGATACCGCCTTCAAGGCGGCAGGGGTGTAGAACGAAGCATGTGGTGCGAGGGGGAGCCTGTTGGAAGACGGGATTCCCCCTCGCGCTCTCCCCTTCCAAAAATTTGATTGTAGTCTTGAGTCACAATAAAAAAGTCTTTGGAAAGGGGGTTCGGGGGAAGAACNAGAACCTTTCTTCAGAAAGGTGTTCCCCCGAGAGTTCTTTACAAAAACAACATGTGCTACACCTTCTCCCCTTCCAGATACCGCCGCAGCACCGCATTGACCGCCGCGCTGCAGTCCTGCTGCTTGCCGAAGAACGCGGCAACATCAGGATCCAGCGCCACAAGCGCGCATGGCTCCGGCGCCTGCCCTGGCCGGCGAATGCGGGTGACGGCCTTGCGCATGAAGGCACTGTCCAACGGCTGCGCATCCGGATCGTCCAGCGCATTGCGGGTCGCTTCGCTGTCGGTCATGGCTGCGACGCGGGCCATGTCAGAATAATACTGCTTTTTCATACGCGTTCTGTTCTTCTTTGGTTGCCTTACGCATGGAGATGACGCGAAGCGCTTCGCCTTGCTCGGTATACACCAGGGCAACGCACTGCACACCGAGCATGCCAATGGCGATCCATCGATCTTCGCCATACTCAAAGCGATCGTCAAGAAATTCCAATGTGGGACGCATAAACACTTGGTCGGCATCTTCAAATGCAAGTCCATGCTTCTGAAGATTCTTGTTGCGTTTTTGCGTGTCCCACACAAGTTTCATGCTGCCTCCATACCCTTTTTCCGGCCCCGCGCCAAGCATCCCCCCACGCCGGTTCCGGGCCTCGTCTCCCCCCTCCCCCCTCCCCCCGCCCCGTCCGCAATACCTGTCCCGCGCGAACGATCTTTCCCGTCCGGGCTGGAATTCCTTGCGGCCTGCGTGCGTATCTGAGATGGTTGTATCGTGGGAAATGGCGACGTGCTGCCATGCGCGTTTTTGTCCAACACCTGTGGCATCGCAAACCCCGGCCATTTACACGCCAAAAGAAGGGGGATTTTGCTGATGAAGAACCTGTTCGCCTCGCTCTTCGTGCTTGCCACTGTTTCCTGCGCCAGCCTTGCCTTTGCTGGCTCCGACGACGCCACCTGGATTGCCCAGTGCATTCAGGACAACAAGGATGCCAAGGTGTCTGTGGACGTCATCACCAAGTACTGCACATGCATGAACGATAAGATGGACGAGAACGAAACGCAGTCCATCACGCAGTGGGAAAAGTCCCATCCCAAGGAACGCACCGAGTGCGACAAGGAGTCCGGCTGGAAATAGGGCACGTTATTTTTGAAAAGAACCCTCGGGGGAAGAACCTTTCTAAAGAAAGGTTCTTCCCCCTCGCAACGTTGCGGAGTCAGTTTCCCTGCCCGTTCCCCTGCTCCGCGGGCACCCGGTCCGTGATGTCGATGACAATGCCGCTCCACAGCGTGGAGCCGTCTTCCTGCCGGGCGGGGATGGAGTCCGCCTTGAACCAGCGTTCGCGGCCATCGGCACAATAGAAGCGGTACGCAAGGGAAAACGGTTCCAACAACGCGGCAGACCGTTCCGACTTCTCCATGATGACGGCCACGTCGTCTGCGTGGATGCGGGCATACAGGATCTGGGCGTCGCGCATGATGTCCATGGGATGCAGATCCATGAGATCGCGGGCGCGGTCGCTCACGTAGGGGAACGAATAGTGGCCGTCGGGGTCCCGCTTGAATTGATACAGCACCCCGGGCACGGTATCCGCGATGTGGCGCAGATGCTGCTGGCTCTTGCGCAGGGCCTGTTCGGCCTGCACGCGTTCGGTGATGTCAAAGACGCAGGCATAGAGGAAGGCCTTGCCGCGGACCACAATGGGCCCGCTGTACACCTCCACGTCCCGCACCTCCCCCGAGGCCAGACGATGGCGAAAGGTGAAATAGCGCTTGCCACCGCACAGGGCCGCGGCCATTTCCCGCTGCAGGGTGGGCCGGGACGCGAGGTTGATGTCTGCAGCGTGCATGGTGAGGAACTTGTCCCGCGGCCAGCCGTAAAAGGCGCAGGCTGCCTTGTTGACGTCCAGGAACGCCC
This sequence is a window from Megalodesulfovibrio gigas DSM 1382 = ATCC 19364. Protein-coding genes within it:
- a CDS encoding BrnT family toxin; protein product: MKLVWDTQKRNKNLQKHGLAFEDADQVFMRPTLEFLDDRFEYGEDRWIAIGMLGVQCVALVYTEQGEALRVISMRKATKEEQNAYEKAVLF
- the pgm gene encoding phosphoglucomutase (alpha-D-glucose-1,6-bisphosphate-dependent), with product MSVHPLAGQPAPREMLVNIPRLVTAYFAHTPNVLDPSQAVSFGTSGHRGSSLKASFNEAHILAVTQAVCDYRTAQGHAGPLFLGMDTHALSEPAFVTALEVLAANDVPVRYQAGLTATPTPVISHAVLLWNRDHPDHKADGIVITPSHNPPEDGGFKYNPPHGGPAGSEETAAIQKMANAYLEADNKGVRRFSYAKAKGAPSSAAYDFITPYVADLASVVDLDCVRDLKIKLGADPLGGSALTFWEPIAERYGLDLELVNNTLDPSFAFMPVDRDGVIRMDCSSPYAMAGLLAHKDAYAVAFGNDPDADRHGIVTPGGLMNPNDYLAVCVWYLFQYRPRWPKTAKVGKTIVTSMLLDRVAAKLGRDVAEVPVGFKWFVDGLLSGRYGFACEESAGASLLKKDGSVWTTDKDGIVMNLLAAEMTAITGKNPQQLYDDLTREFGRPVYTRVSAPANLEQKQAFKKLTPEMITTETLAGERIESVITHAPENGASIGGLKVSAPSGWFAARPSGTEDIYKIYVESMVGESHARLLAHEAQALVDTAFKAAGV